A genomic region of Devosia ginsengisoli contains the following coding sequences:
- a CDS encoding autotransporter assembly complex protein TamA, translating into MCVAACLAVAPASAFEIFGLKLFEDQSEEDAAAVIADPQPYTVVVTVNATGAVESAVRNASALVADQNEPASGAAGLLAKARGDYRRIVAALYNEGYYGGTASIRVGGVEAANLAPDVNLPDPVDVAIVVDPGPQFRFNSVNIVNQALPTSDPYDYVEPPVHAGFGAGEIAKSSVILRAEQLALEAWRQQGYAKAVIVTRDVVADHATTTVDVTITVNPGPKAAFGAVTVSGTETLDPEFVRRQTGLTEGEEYDPDELALAQKRLDRLEVFRAARLEAGDAVGADGLLPYNLIVQELPGRRFGVGATYSTIDGLGVEAFHLWRNLFGQAERLRLDARVASIAYPIDTAEFDYFFGGTFTKPGIFTPDTDLVAAVSAERTIYPTFTETSASGRVGLTHILSDQITIEGGAQFELSRFDDDFGTRDFKTVGLYAGATLDFRDDSVDPTEGWYGQVNLEPFYELNYGNAGAKLTVEGRTYFGFGEDDPFVLAGRLKAGALLGPDLSEIPPDKLFFAGGGGSVRGYGFKSIGVDDGSGIITGGRYLLEASLEARVKVTQDIGVVGFVDGGYVAADVFPALTDLRVGAGVGVRYYTGLGPIRADFAIPLNKRPGDPDYALYVGIGQSF; encoded by the coding sequence TTGTGCGTTGCCGCCTGTCTGGCGGTGGCGCCTGCTTCTGCATTCGAAATTTTCGGGCTGAAACTGTTCGAGGATCAGAGCGAGGAAGACGCCGCGGCTGTCATCGCCGATCCGCAGCCCTATACCGTCGTCGTCACCGTCAATGCCACCGGCGCGGTGGAAAGCGCGGTGCGCAATGCCTCGGCGCTGGTTGCCGATCAGAATGAGCCGGCCTCGGGCGCCGCGGGTCTGCTGGCCAAGGCACGCGGCGATTATCGCCGTATCGTCGCGGCGCTTTACAATGAAGGCTATTATGGCGGCACGGCCTCCATCCGTGTCGGCGGGGTCGAGGCGGCCAATCTGGCGCCCGACGTCAACCTGCCCGATCCGGTGGATGTGGCCATTGTCGTTGATCCCGGCCCCCAATTCCGCTTCAACAGCGTCAATATCGTCAACCAGGCGCTGCCGACCTCCGACCCCTATGACTATGTCGAGCCGCCCGTCCATGCCGGGTTCGGTGCCGGCGAGATCGCCAAGTCCTCTGTCATCCTGAGGGCCGAGCAGTTGGCGCTGGAGGCCTGGCGGCAGCAGGGCTATGCCAAGGCTGTCATCGTTACCCGTGACGTGGTGGCCGATCATGCGACGACCACGGTCGACGTCACCATCACGGTCAATCCCGGCCCCAAGGCCGCCTTTGGCGCGGTGACCGTCAGCGGCACCGAAACGCTCGACCCCGAATTCGTGCGGCGGCAGACCGGGCTGACCGAGGGCGAGGAATACGACCCCGACGAGTTGGCGCTGGCGCAAAAGCGCCTCGACCGGCTCGAAGTGTTCCGGGCGGCGCGGCTGGAAGCGGGCGACGCGGTCGGCGCCGATGGGCTCTTGCCCTACAATCTCATCGTGCAGGAACTGCCGGGGCGCCGTTTCGGCGTCGGCGCCACCTATTCGACCATTGATGGTCTCGGCGTCGAAGCCTTCCACCTGTGGCGCAACCTCTTCGGCCAGGCCGAGCGGCTGCGCCTCGATGCGCGCGTGGCCAGTATTGCCTATCCGATCGATACGGCGGAATTCGACTATTTCTTCGGCGGCACCTTCACCAAGCCAGGTATTTTCACACCCGATACCGATCTGGTGGCCGCCGTCTCGGCCGAGCGCACCATCTACCCCACCTTCACCGAAACCTCGGCCAGTGGCCGGGTCGGACTGACCCATATCCTCTCCGACCAGATCACCATCGAGGGTGGGGCGCAGTTCGAGCTCAGCCGGTTCGATGATGATTTCGGCACGCGCGACTTCAAGACCGTGGGTCTTTATGCCGGCGCGACGCTGGATTTCCGTGACGACAGCGTGGACCCCACCGAAGGCTGGTATGGACAGGTCAATCTCGAGCCGTTCTACGAGCTCAATTACGGCAATGCGGGCGCCAAGCTCACCGTCGAGGGCCGCACCTATTTCGGCTTCGGAGAGGACGATCCCTTCGTGCTGGCCGGCCGTCTCAAGGCCGGAGCGCTGCTGGGCCCTGACCTGTCGGAAATCCCGCCCGACAAGCTGTTCTTTGCCGGCGGTGGCGGTTCGGTGCGCGGCTATGGCTTCAAGTCCATCGGCGTCGATGACGGCTCCGGCATCATAACCGGCGGGCGCTACCTGCTCGAAGCCTCGCTCGAGGCGCGGGTCAAGGTGACCCAGGATATCGGCGTGGTCGGGTTCGTGGATGGCGGCTATGTGGCGGCCGACGTATTTCCGGCATTGACCGACCTGCGCGTCGGGGCCGGTGTCGGCGTGCGCTACTATACCGGGCTCGGCCCGATCCGTGCCGATTTCGCCATTCCGCTCAACAAACGTCCGGGCGATCCCGATTATGCGCTCTACGTCGGCATAGGGCAGTCCTTCTGA